The Acinetobacter defluvii genome includes a region encoding these proteins:
- a CDS encoding Na/Pi cotransporter family protein, translating into MLQVFAELCGGVGLFLLGMTLMTNGLKDIAGGTLKHLFTQFTNTPVKALLSGIGLTILVNSSTATTVATVGFVNAGVMTFAQAMGVVIGANIGTTSTGWLVAFLGLKFSISMFALPFIGFGAMLHLVAKDRLKLFGLILAGFGMIFFGIAILQEAMAGFSNRVDLSFLSADGVWAKLFLVAIGIVMTLILQSSSASITATLAALASGAIDLSQALYLVIGQNVGAVGITILSTIGASINAKRTVAVNVIFNLVAAIVAFVLLAPVLLWLYQHTSWLSRWDALVVVALFHTAFSVVAACIFMPVLKPLETLIIRLLPEHSPSILRCLDEASLQLPIVAIQAAETVQDYILFEVFKELHSVFRDGILPDKTKLKRLDDIILHLEAYLEKITITHNLELQQHFLAILRVMVYVRVLRSDLEKIDNVALLRMHPAIFQLALDYSHILESYIKTIEDLRESNQIEKLRTELNSLKKWASKHRTEIRNQVLEYTLLNQLNAAKSLELLAAQRWIERLIAHTYRFANVLHESLVKEQK; encoded by the coding sequence GTGCTTCAAGTATTTGCAGAATTATGCGGTGGTGTCGGCTTGTTTTTATTGGGCATGACGCTAATGACCAATGGTCTAAAAGACATTGCAGGCGGAACCCTCAAACATTTATTTACCCAGTTTACCAATACCCCTGTGAAAGCGTTGTTATCTGGAATTGGCTTGACGATTTTGGTCAACTCTTCCACAGCGACTACGGTGGCGACAGTCGGGTTTGTGAATGCAGGCGTGATGACTTTTGCTCAAGCCATGGGCGTAGTGATTGGGGCAAACATTGGTACAACTAGTACAGGTTGGTTGGTAGCATTTCTGGGGTTAAAATTTTCTATTTCTATGTTTGCGCTGCCATTTATAGGTTTTGGTGCGATGCTGCATTTGGTTGCCAAAGATCGACTGAAATTATTTGGGTTGATTTTGGCAGGATTTGGCATGATTTTTTTTGGTATTGCCATTTTACAAGAGGCAATGGCAGGTTTTTCAAATCGTGTTGATCTTTCATTTTTAAGTGCCGATGGTGTTTGGGCAAAGCTATTTTTAGTGGCTATTGGTATTGTGATGACTTTGATTTTACAGTCATCTAGTGCTTCAATCACGGCAACTTTAGCCGCTTTGGCGAGTGGTGCAATTGATCTGTCTCAGGCGTTATATCTAGTGATTGGGCAAAATGTCGGGGCAGTGGGCATTACGATACTCTCTACAATTGGTGCATCTATCAATGCCAAAAGAACCGTTGCAGTCAATGTCATTTTCAATTTGGTGGCTGCAATAGTTGCATTTGTACTTTTAGCCCCAGTACTGTTGTGGCTATATCAGCATACATCTTGGTTGAGTCGTTGGGATGCGTTGGTGGTGGTGGCGTTGTTTCATACTGCATTTAGTGTGGTCGCTGCGTGTATTTTTATGCCTGTGTTGAAGCCTTTAGAAACTTTAATTATTCGGTTATTGCCAGAACATTCACCAAGTATTTTAAGGTGTTTAGATGAAGCCAGCTTACAACTCCCTATTGTGGCGATTCAAGCCGCAGAAACTGTACAAGACTATATTTTATTTGAAGTTTTCAAGGAATTACACAGCGTATTTCGAGATGGTATATTGCCTGATAAAACCAAACTTAAACGATTAGATGATATTATTTTACATTTAGAGGCATATTTAGAAAAAATTACAATCACCCATAATCTAGAACTACAACAGCATTTTTTAGCGATTTTAAGAGTTATGGTCTATGTTAGGGTGTTACGTAGTGATCTAGAAAAAATTGATAATGTAGCTTTGTTAAGAATGCATCCTGCGATTTTCCAATTGGCTTTGGATTATTCACATATTTTAGAGAGTTATATTAAGACTATAGAAGATTTGAGGGAATCCAATCAAATCGAAAAACTACGTACTGAATTGAATAGCTTGAAAAAATGGGCGAGCAAACATCGTACTGAAATACGCAATCAGGTTTTAGAATATACCCTGTTAAATCAACTTAATGCAGCAAAGAGCTTAGAACTATTAGCAGCGCAGCGTTGGATTGAGCGATTGATTGCGCATACCTATCGTTTTGCAAATGTATTACATGAAAGTTTAGTAAAAGAGCAAAAATGA